From Sardina pilchardus chromosome 9, fSarPil1.1, whole genome shotgun sequence, a single genomic window includes:
- the LOC134091794 gene encoding retinol dehydrogenase 10-like, producing the protein MLVIVDLVLMLIDLTISILNAVVRTVVRPRLKPIDGELCLITGAGGGLGRLFAIEFAKEGAELVLWDCNAEANEQTAKLVRELGIKAHTYTIDLSKRESIYQTADRVRREVGDVTMLVNNAGVVAGQKFLECPDALLERTLLVNCHALFWMTKAFLPHMKATNHGHIVTVASTLGLFTTACVEDYCASKFGAVGFHESLAHSLLAEGGLDGIKTTLVCPYIVNTGMFAGCQIRQELRNLVPPLEPLDCVQQSMRAILSDEMMVCIPSIMNMAVLSRALLPWEANIVTYRFLGADKCMYPFIKTKQQQQQQSPVANGHVKSG; encoded by the exons ATGTTGGTGATAGTTGACCTTGTGCTGATGTTAATAGATTTAACCATTTCTATTCTGAACGCAGTAGTGCGCACTGTGGTGCGACCGCGTCTGAAACCCATTGATGGAGAGCTGTGTCTTATCACGGGGGCCGGTGGCGGACTGGGCCGCCTCTTTGCAATAGAATTCGCAAAAGAGGGAGCCGAACTTGTGTTGTGGGATTGCAACGCAGAGGCAAACGAGCAGACAGCCAAACTGGTACGGGAACTGGGCATCAAGGCGCACACGTACACAATCGATCTCTCCAAACGCGAGAGCATCTACCAAACAGCTGACCGTGTGCGGCGCGAGGTGGGTGACGTCACGATGTTGGTAAACAACGCGGGAGTGGTGGCTGGGCAAAAGTTCCTAGAGTGTCCGGATGCGCTCTTGGAGAGGACTCTCCTGGTGAACTGCCATGCTCTCTTTTGG ATGACAAAGGCTTTCCTTCCTCACATGAAGGCCACGAACCATGGTCACATTGTCACTGTCGCTAGTACACTCGGACTGTTCACTACAGCTTGTGTGGAG GACTATTGTGCCAGTAAGTTTGGGGCAGTGGGTTTTCACGAGTCCTTGGCTCACTCCCTCTTGGCAGAGGGGGGTCTGGATGGCATCAAGACCACTCTGGTTTGCCCCTACATTGTCAACACTGGCATGTTTGCTGGATGCCAAATCAG ACAGGAGCTCCGTAACCTGGTGCCTCCACTGGAGCCCTTGGACTGTGTCCAGCAGTCCATGAGAGCCATCCTGAGTGACGAGATGATGGTGTGCATCCCCAGCATCATGAACATGGCCGTCTTGTCTCGAGC GTTGCTTCCTTGGGAGGCCAACATTGTCACGTACCGCTTCCTGGGAGCTGATAAATGCATGTATCCCTTCATCAAgaccaagcagcagcagcagcagcagagccctGTAGCCAATGGGCATGTGAAATCTGGATAG
- the cse1l gene encoding exportin-2 has protein sequence MDLNDANLNSLTDFMRKTLDPDPAVRRPAEKFLESVEGSQNYPILLLTLLEKSQDNVIRVCAAVTFKNYIKRNWRIIEDEPNKISDVDRTAIKANIVNLMLSSPEQIQKQLSDAISIIGREDFPQKWPDLLTEMVTRFQSGDFHIINGILRTAHSLFKRYRHEFKSNELWSEIKLVLDTFAQPLTELFKATIELCQTHATDVNALKVLFSSLTLISKLFYSLNFQDLPEFFEDNMETWMSNFHNLLTLDNKLLQTDDEEEAGLLELLKSQICDNAALYAQKYDEEFQPYLPRFVTAIWNLLVTTGQEVKYDLLVSNAIQFLASVCERPHYKHLFEDQNTLTSICEKVILPNMEFRSADEEAFEDNSEEYIRRDLEGSDIDTRRRAACDLVRGLCKFFEAPVTAIFSGYVNSMLAEHAKNPGANWKHKDAAIYLVTSLASKAQTQKHGITQANELVNLTEFFVNHILPDLKSQNVNEFPVLKADAIKYVMIFRSQLPKEQLLQAIPLLVAHLQAESIVEHTYAAHALERLFTMRGPNSSTLITPAEMAPFTEQLLNHLFKALAIPGSSENEYIMKAIMRSFSLLQEAIVPYVPTLIGQLTHKLLLVSKNPSKPHFNHYLFESLCLSIRITCKANPTTVGSFEEALFPVFTEILQNDVQEFVPYVFQVMSLLLEIHSNSIPSSYMALFPHLLQPALWERTGNIPPLVRLLQAYLQKGGATIASSAADKIPGLLGVFQKLIASKANDHQGFYLLNSIIEHMPPDSIMQYRKQIFILLFQRLQSSKTTKFIKSFLVFINLYAVKYGAIALQEIFDSIQPKMFGMVLEKIVVPEVQKVSGPVEKKICAVGITKVLTECPAMMDTEYTKLWTPLLQALIGLFELPEDDSVPDDEHFIDIEDTPGYQTAFSQLAFAGKKEHDPIGEAVSNPKILLAQSLHKLSTACPGRVPSMLSSNLNAEALQYLQGYLQAATVQLV, from the exons ATGGATCTGAACGACGCGAATCTCAACTCCCTAACCGATTTTATGAGGAAGACGTTGGATCCTGATCCTGCAGTCAGACGACCAG CTGAGAAGTTCCTTGAATCTGTGGAAGGAAGCCAGAACTATCCCATTCTGCTCCTCACATTACTAGAGAAGTCTCAAGACAATGTGATTCGCGTGTGTGCAGCAGTCACCTTTAAAAACTACATTAAGAGGAACTGGCGTATA ATTGAAGATGAACCCAACAAAATTTCTGATGTTGACAGGACAGCCATTAAGGCAAACATTGTAAATTTGATGCTCAGTAGTCCTGAACAGATTCAAAAACAG TTGAGCGATGCAATCAGCATCATTGGCCGAGAGGACTTCCCTCAGAAATGGCCAGACCTGCTGACCGAGATGGTGACCCGCTTTCAGAGCGGAGACTTCCACATCATCAACGGTATTCTCCGAACTGCACACTCACTCTTCAAAAG ATATCGTCATGAGTTCAAGTCCAATGAGCTGTGGAGTGAGATCAAGCTGGTACTGGATACATTCGCACAGCCCTTGACGGAGCTCTTCAAG GCCACAATTGAGCTTTGCCAGACCCACGCCACAGATGTCAATGCCCTGAAGGTCCTCTTTTCTTCCCTAACACTGATCTCCAAACTCTTTTACAGTCTTAATTTTCAG GATCTACCCGAGTTCTTTGAGGACAACATGGAGACCTGGATGTCAAATTTCCATAACCTGCTGACTTTGGATAATAAGCTTCTCCAGACCGAT GATGAAGAAGAAGCTGGCCTACTGGAGCTGCTCAAGTCTCAGATCTGTGACAACGCGGCGCTCTACGCTCAGAAATACGACGAGGAATTCCAGCCCTACCTACCTCGCTTTGTCACAGCCATCTGGAACCTTCTAGTTACCACGGGCCAGGAGGTCAAGTATGACTTG CTGGTGAGCAATGCCATCCAGTTCCTGGCATCGGTCTGTGAGCGGCCACACTACAAGCATCTGTTTGAGGACCAGAACACGCTCACCAGCATTTGTGAGAAGGTCATCCTCCCCAACATGGAGTTCAGAA GTGCAGATGAAGAGGCTTTTGAAGATAACTCCGAGGAGTACATCAGAAGAGACCTGGAAGGCTCTG ATATTGACACGCGGCGAAGGGCGGCCTGTGATTTGGTGCGAGGCCTCTGCAAGTTCTTTGAGGCGCCTGTGACGGCCATCTTCTCGGGCTACGTGAACTCCATGCTGGCAGAGCACGCCAAGAACCCAGGAGCCAACTGGAAGCACAAGGACGCTGCCATCTACTTGGTCACGTCGCTCGCCTCCAAAGCCCAGACACAGAAG CATGGAATTACACAGGCCAACGAGTTGGTGAACCTGACAGAGTTCTTCGTCAACCACATTCTTCCAGATCTGAAGTCTCAAAATG TGAACGAGTTTCCAGTATTAAAAGCTGATGCCATCAAGTATGTCATGATCTTCAGGAGTCAG CTCCCCAAGGAGCAGCTCCTGCAGGCCATCCCTCTGCTGGTGGCCCACCTGCAGGCCGAGAGCATCGTGGAGCACACCTACGCCGCTCACGCTCTCGAGAGACTCTTCACCATGAGGGGGCCCAACAGCTCCACACT CATCACTCCAGCAGAGATGGCTCCCTTCACGGAACAGCTGCTCAATCATCTGTTCAAGGCCCTCGCCATTCCTGGCTCATCAGAGAACGAGTACATCATGAAGG ccatcATGCGCAGTTTCTCCCTCTTACAGGAAGCTATTGTGCCCTACGTCCCCACTCTGATTGGACAGCTTACGCATAAGCTCCTCCTTGTCAGCAAG AACCCCAGCAAGCCCCACTTCAACCACTACCTGTTTGAGTCCCTGTGCCTGTCCATCAGGATCACCTGCAAGGCCAACCCTACCACGGTGGGCAGCTTTGAGGAGGCCCTCTTCCCCGTCTTCACCGAGATCCTGCAGAATGATGTGCAAG aGTTTGTGCCATACGTGTTCCAGGTGATGTCTCTGCTGCTGGAGATCCACTCCAACTCCATCCCCTCGTCCTACATGGCCTTGTTCCCCCACCTGCTGCAGCCCGCGCTGTGGGAGCGCACCGGCAACATCCCCCCTCTGGTGCGCCTGCTCCAGGCCTACCTGCAGAAGGGAGGCGCCACCATCGCCAGCAGTGCCGCCGACAAGATC CCCGGGCTGCTGGGGGTGTTCCAGAAGCTGATTGCTTCCAAGGCCAACGACCACCAAGGCTTCTACCTGCTCAACAGCATCATCGAGCACATGCCACC AGACTCCATCATGCAGTACAGGAAGCAGATCTTCATCCTTCTGTTCCAGAGGCTGCAGAGCTCCAAAACCACCAAGTTCATCAAGA GCTTTTTGGTGTTCATCAACCTGTACGCTGTCAAGTATGGAGCCATTGCGTTGCAGGAGATATTTGATAGCATCCAGCCAAA GATGTTCGGCATGGTCCTGGAGAAGATAGTCGTTCCGGAGGTGCAGAAAGTCTCCGGCCCGGTGGAGAAAAAGATCTGCGCGGTGGGCATCACGAAGGTCCTGACGGAATGCCCTGCCATGATGGACACAGAGTACACCAAGCTCTG GACGCCTCTGCTGCAGGCCCTGATTGGTCTGTTTGAGTTACCGGAGGACGACAGCGTCCCTGACGACGAGCACTTCATCGACATCGAGGACACGCCCGGCTACCAGACTGCTTTCTCGCAGCTGGCCTTCGCCGGGAAGAAGGAGCACGACCCCATCGGCGAGGCCGTCAGCAACCCCAAGATTCTGCTGGCTCAGTCCCTGCACAAGCTGTCCACCGCCTGCCCAGGACGG GTTCCGTCCATGCTGAGCTCGAACCTGAATGCGGAGGCGCTCCAGTACCTGCAGGGCTACCTACAGGCTGCCACCGTACAGCTGGTGTGA
- the LOC134091796 gene encoding nucleolar protein dao-5-like isoform X3, protein MAVMAKVFVLVITASFSSVLCRPKRDITKRGIVFCGISEEDAVTATPSPQNQTSAAQTKNAEADGSGMSEDDAVTAAQTKKAETDGSGMSEDDTVTATPSPQNQTSAAQTKNAETYGSGMNEDDAVTATPSPQNQTPAAQTKKAETYGSGMSEDDTVTATPSPQNQTPAAQTKNADTHDSS, encoded by the exons ATGGCAGTAATGGCAAAGGTTTTTGTGTTGGTCATCACTGCTAGTTTCAGTAGTG TCCTCTGTCGTCCAAAGAGGGATATCACAAAAAGAGGCATTGTATTCTGTGGAATAAGTGAAGAAGACGCGGTAACTGCAACCCCAAGTCCCCAAAACCAGACATCTGCAGCCCAAACTAAAAATGCTG AAGCCGATGGGAGTGGGATGAGTGAAGATGACGCGGTAACTGCAGCCCAAACTAAAAAGGCTG AAACTGATGGGAGTGGGATGAGCGAAGATGACACAGTAACTGCAACCCCAAGTCCCCAAAACCAGACATCTGCAGCCCAAACTAAAAATGCTG AAACCTACGGTAGTGGGATGAATGAAGATGACGCAGTAACTGCAACCCCAAGTCCCCAAAACCAGACACCTGCAGCCCAAACTAAAAAGGCTG AAACCTATGGGAGTGGGATGAGTGAAGATGACACTGTAACTGCAACCCCAAGTCCCCAAAACCAGACACCTGCAGCCCAAACTAAAAATGCTG ACACCCATGACTCCTCCTGA
- the LOC134091796 gene encoding nucleolar protein dao-5-like isoform X1, translating into MAVMAKVFVLVITASFSSVLCRPKRDITKRGIVFCGISEEDAVTATPSPQNQTSAAQTKNAEADGSGMSEDDAVTAAQTKKAETDGSGMSEDDTVTATPSPQNQTSAAQTKNAETYGSGMNEDDAVTATPSPQNQTPAAQTKKAETDGSGISEDDAVTATPNPQNQTPAAQTKNAETYGSGMSEDDTVTATPSPQNQTPAAQTKNADTHDSS; encoded by the exons ATGGCAGTAATGGCAAAGGTTTTTGTGTTGGTCATCACTGCTAGTTTCAGTAGTG TCCTCTGTCGTCCAAAGAGGGATATCACAAAAAGAGGCATTGTATTCTGTGGAATAAGTGAAGAAGACGCGGTAACTGCAACCCCAAGTCCCCAAAACCAGACATCTGCAGCCCAAACTAAAAATGCTG AAGCCGATGGGAGTGGGATGAGTGAAGATGACGCGGTAACTGCAGCCCAAACTAAAAAGGCTG AAACTGATGGGAGTGGGATGAGCGAAGATGACACAGTAACTGCAACCCCAAGTCCCCAAAACCAGACATCTGCAGCCCAAACTAAAAATGCTG AAACCTACGGTAGTGGGATGAATGAAGATGACGCAGTAACTGCAACCCCAAGTCCCCAAAACCAGACACCTGCAGCCCAAACTAAAAAGGCTG AAACTGATGGGAGTGGGATTAGTGAAGATGACGCGGTAACTGCAACCCCAAATCCCCAAAACCAGACACCTGCAGCCCAAACTAAAAATGCTG AAACCTATGGGAGTGGGATGAGTGAAGATGACACTGTAACTGCAACCCCAAGTCCCCAAAACCAGACACCTGCAGCCCAAACTAAAAATGCTG ACACCCATGACTCCTCCTGA
- the LOC134091796 gene encoding nucleolar protein dao-5-like isoform X5 translates to MAVMAKVFVLVITASFSSVLCRPKRDITKRGIVFCGISEEDAVTATPSPQNQTSAAQTKNAEADGSGMSEDDAVTAAQTKKAETYGSGMNEDDAVTATPSPQNQTPAAQTKKAETDGSGISEDDAVTATPNPQNQTPAAQTKNAETYGSGMSEDDTVTATPSPQNQTPAAQTKNADTHDSS, encoded by the exons ATGGCAGTAATGGCAAAGGTTTTTGTGTTGGTCATCACTGCTAGTTTCAGTAGTG TCCTCTGTCGTCCAAAGAGGGATATCACAAAAAGAGGCATTGTATTCTGTGGAATAAGTGAAGAAGACGCGGTAACTGCAACCCCAAGTCCCCAAAACCAGACATCTGCAGCCCAAACTAAAAATGCTG AAGCCGATGGGAGTGGGATGAGTGAAGATGACGCGGTAACTGCAGCCCAAACTAAAAAGGCTG AAACCTACGGTAGTGGGATGAATGAAGATGACGCAGTAACTGCAACCCCAAGTCCCCAAAACCAGACACCTGCAGCCCAAACTAAAAAGGCTG AAACTGATGGGAGTGGGATTAGTGAAGATGACGCGGTAACTGCAACCCCAAATCCCCAAAACCAGACACCTGCAGCCCAAACTAAAAATGCTG AAACCTATGGGAGTGGGATGAGTGAAGATGACACTGTAACTGCAACCCCAAGTCCCCAAAACCAGACACCTGCAGCCCAAACTAAAAATGCTG ACACCCATGACTCCTCCTGA
- the LOC134091796 gene encoding nucleolar protein dao-5-like isoform X2 — translation MAVMAKVFVLVITASFSSVLCRPKRDITKRGIVFCGISEEDAVTATPSPQNQTSAAQTKNAETDGSGMSEDDTVTATPSPQNQTSAAQTKNAETYGSGMNEDDAVTATPSPQNQTPAAQTKKAETDGSGISEDDAVTATPNPQNQTPAAQTKNAETYGSGMSEDDTVTATPSPQNQTPAAQTKNADTHDSS, via the exons ATGGCAGTAATGGCAAAGGTTTTTGTGTTGGTCATCACTGCTAGTTTCAGTAGTG TCCTCTGTCGTCCAAAGAGGGATATCACAAAAAGAGGCATTGTATTCTGTGGAATAAGTGAAGAAGACGCGGTAACTGCAACCCCAAGTCCCCAAAACCAGACATCTGCAGCCCAAACTAAAAATGCTG AAACTGATGGGAGTGGGATGAGCGAAGATGACACAGTAACTGCAACCCCAAGTCCCCAAAACCAGACATCTGCAGCCCAAACTAAAAATGCTG AAACCTACGGTAGTGGGATGAATGAAGATGACGCAGTAACTGCAACCCCAAGTCCCCAAAACCAGACACCTGCAGCCCAAACTAAAAAGGCTG AAACTGATGGGAGTGGGATTAGTGAAGATGACGCGGTAACTGCAACCCCAAATCCCCAAAACCAGACACCTGCAGCCCAAACTAAAAATGCTG AAACCTATGGGAGTGGGATGAGTGAAGATGACACTGTAACTGCAACCCCAAGTCCCCAAAACCAGACACCTGCAGCCCAAACTAAAAATGCTG ACACCCATGACTCCTCCTGA
- the LOC134091796 gene encoding nucleolar protein dao-5-like isoform X4 has translation MAVMAKVFVLVITASFSSVLCRPKRDITKRGIVFCGISEEDAVTATPSPQNQTSAAQTKNAEADGSGMSEDDAVTAAQTKKAETDGSGMSEDDTVTATPSPQNQTSAAQTKNAETYGSGMNEDDAVTATPSPQNQTPAAQTKKAETDGSGISEDDAVTATPNPQNQTPAAQTKNADTHDSS, from the exons ATGGCAGTAATGGCAAAGGTTTTTGTGTTGGTCATCACTGCTAGTTTCAGTAGTG TCCTCTGTCGTCCAAAGAGGGATATCACAAAAAGAGGCATTGTATTCTGTGGAATAAGTGAAGAAGACGCGGTAACTGCAACCCCAAGTCCCCAAAACCAGACATCTGCAGCCCAAACTAAAAATGCTG AAGCCGATGGGAGTGGGATGAGTGAAGATGACGCGGTAACTGCAGCCCAAACTAAAAAGGCTG AAACTGATGGGAGTGGGATGAGCGAAGATGACACAGTAACTGCAACCCCAAGTCCCCAAAACCAGACATCTGCAGCCCAAACTAAAAATGCTG AAACCTACGGTAGTGGGATGAATGAAGATGACGCAGTAACTGCAACCCCAAGTCCCCAAAACCAGACACCTGCAGCCCAAACTAAAAAGGCTG AAACTGATGGGAGTGGGATTAGTGAAGATGACGCGGTAACTGCAACCCCAAATCCCCAAAACCAGACACCTGCAGCCCAAACTAAAAATGCTG ACACCCATGACTCCTCCTGA